The genomic region AGAATATTTAAAAATTCCATTCCTTCAGTAGACGCCTTAGTTTTGGATTCCAAGGACAGTAAAATATGGCTTTGATAAAATAGCAGTAAACAAACGAAAAAAGTAGGGGGACTTTTGGGAAAAGTTTAGGAATTTTGTAAAACGTGTACTATTCCAGAAACGATTTGATCCAAAAAGAAAAAGAAGCGTTAGCTCCTTACGCGATTTCCAGCACGAATAACGGAGGAAGAATCTACGAAGAAGAGGAACATTCGTATCGACTTCCGTTTCAAAGGGATCGGGATCGTGTTCTTCATTCCAGCGCGTTCAAACGTCTTCAATATAAAACGCAGGTTTTTATTTTTTCGGTAGGGGAGAATTATAGAAACCGAATGACTCATACTCTTGAAGTCGCCGGTCTTTCGAGAACGATCGCGAGCGCGCTCGGACTCAATTCTCACTTATCCGAAACAATCGCTTTGGCGCACGACCTCGGTCATACTCCCTTCGGTCACGCCGGTCAAGAAATTCTTTCCGGTTTGATGAAGGAACACGGCGGTTTCGAACACAACAAACAATCCTTACGAATCGTTACCTCGATCGAAAAAAAATATCCGAACTTCCCCGGACTCAATCTTTGTAGAGAAACCCTCAAAGGTCTGATGAAACACGGAACGGATTACGATCCTTCTATGATGCTTTTGGAAAGAAAAGAAAGCGGACCTTCCTTGGAAGGAATGATCGCGGATCTTTCGGACGAAATCGCTTACACGAGTCACGATATCGAAGACGGATGGGAAATGGGTTATCTTCATCTCGGAGATCTTTCCGAAAATCGTTTTTGGAAAGAGGTCTACGAAGAATGTAAGTCCCAATACAAGGACGCGGGTGAAAAAATATTGATTCGAACCGCGATTCGAACCTTGACCAACTCGATGGTTTCCGATTTGGTCCGAAACATTTCCAAAGGACTGGAAACGAATCGAGTTTCTTCGACGCAGGACTTGATCGATCTTTGGAAAAGGGACGTTCGAATCGCCTCCTTTTCGGACGAGGTCAATTCCAAGTTTCGAGAACTGAAATCCTTTTTATACGAAAAACTCTATCGTCACGAGGATTTGGTTCGAATGAGCGATTACGGTAAGAAGGTCATCGAATCCTTATTCGATTATTTTTTAAAACATCCCGAAAAAATTCCGGAAACGTATAAGGAAAG from Leptospira kmetyi serovar Malaysia str. Bejo-Iso9 harbors:
- a CDS encoding deoxyguanosinetriphosphate triphosphohydrolase produces the protein MYYSRNDLIQKEKEALAPYAISSTNNGGRIYEEEEHSYRLPFQRDRDRVLHSSAFKRLQYKTQVFIFSVGENYRNRMTHTLEVAGLSRTIASALGLNSHLSETIALAHDLGHTPFGHAGQEILSGLMKEHGGFEHNKQSLRIVTSIEKKYPNFPGLNLCRETLKGLMKHGTDYDPSMMLLERKESGPSLEGMIADLSDEIAYTSHDIEDGWEMGYLHLGDLSENRFWKEVYEECKSQYKDAGEKILIRTAIRTLTNSMVSDLVRNISKGLETNRVSSTQDLIDLWKRDVRIASFSDEVNSKFRELKSFLYEKLYRHEDLVRMSDYGKKVIESLFDYFLKHPEKIPETYKERIEEESLHRVISDYVAGMTDRYAEKIYQSLP